From one Bradyrhizobium sp. Ash2021 genomic stretch:
- a CDS encoding ankyrin repeat domain-containing protein, whose product MALGDPADFPNSLHPWDLGLGDCPLEYAIYWSPLAFIETLLDHGENPNYPDRAGFPSLIAALSTDRPDRLELLHLLLSRGADITQRGLNDWTPLHYAVSRDDVPAIELLLAHGADVDARTRIDDFATPLEDAERLNHKRVVDALKRSTSA is encoded by the coding sequence GTGGCTCTGGGGGATCCCGCCGATTTCCCGAATAGCCTGCATCCCTGGGATTTAGGGCTGGGCGACTGTCCGCTTGAGTACGCGATTTATTGGAGCCCGCTTGCGTTCATTGAAACGCTCCTCGACCATGGGGAAAATCCCAACTACCCGGATCGAGCCGGATTCCCTTCACTGATTGCGGCGCTTTCGACCGACCGGCCTGACCGGCTCGAGCTTTTGCATCTGCTGCTGTCCCGCGGTGCCGACATCACGCAGCGTGGATTAAATGACTGGACCCCGTTGCACTACGCAGTGAGCCGAGACGACGTCCCTGCAATAGAGCTCCTATTGGCGCATGGAGCTGACGTCGACGCGAGGACGCGAATTGACGATTTCGCAACACCGCTCGAAGACGCAGAGCGGTTGAACCATAAAAGAGTGGTTGACGCATTGAAGCGGTCAACTTCAGCTTGA
- a CDS encoding HU family DNA-binding protein, with product MAKMTKNQLIDAIAEGTQVSKGDVKAVIEQMATVGYRELNESGEFVIPGFVKMSVVNKPATEARSGVNPFTKEPMEFAAKPASKSVKASPLKVAKDAV from the coding sequence ATGGCCAAGATGACCAAGAATCAGTTGATTGATGCAATTGCAGAGGGAACGCAGGTTTCCAAAGGAGACGTAAAGGCCGTCATCGAGCAGATGGCGACTGTAGGCTATAGGGAACTGAATGAATCCGGCGAGTTCGTCATTCCCGGCTTCGTCAAAATGTCGGTCGTGAACAAGCCTGCTACTGAAGCCCGCAGCGGTGTAAATCCCTTCACGAAAGAGCCTATGGAGTTTGCGGCCAAGCCAGCCAGCAAGTCGGTCAAGGCGTCACCCCTGAAGGTTGCCAAAGATGCTGTTTGA
- a CDS encoding ABC transporter substrate-binding protein produces the protein MKLAGRLLLVLAVALVSASAMSPQSSTETEIRIGNLMPYTGPLAEFAAIGKAESAYFDMINDRGGINGRKVRFISLDDKSDPTVALDLTRGLVERDNVLLMFGSFGSAANLAVRGFLNERKVPQLFVDSGAEQLIAPDAFPWTMGWQPSFRAEGRIYANYIEASYPQRKIVVLWQNDQFGRDIFKGIEEGLGDLAHLIIVDVAFDIADQFIDGHVSILKRSGAEILVFAGVPSTASHVIRLAADMHWHPVVLLNDAAASIGNALNPAGIENSAGVISASFLKDPSDPAWKDDAGIKNWLSFMEKYYPNGDKGSNAALYGYAAAETLAQVLKQCGDDLSRENVMRQATSLREDEPSALLPGVKINTDPENFRPIRQLRLVQFDGRTWQPIGDVIETAFSDARKR, from the coding sequence ATGAAGTTGGCGGGCCGTCTGCTCCTTGTTCTCGCAGTAGCGCTGGTGTCGGCTAGTGCGATGTCTCCGCAATCCTCAACCGAAACGGAGATCCGTATCGGCAATCTCATGCCTTATACCGGACCGTTGGCTGAGTTTGCAGCTATCGGAAAGGCCGAGTCCGCGTATTTTGACATGATCAACGATCGCGGTGGCATCAACGGCCGCAAGGTCCGTTTCATTTCCCTCGATGACAAATCCGATCCAACCGTTGCGCTCGACCTGACCCGTGGATTGGTCGAGAGAGACAACGTCCTGCTGATGTTCGGGTCGTTTGGATCGGCCGCGAATCTGGCGGTGCGAGGCTTTTTGAATGAAAGGAAGGTTCCCCAACTGTTCGTTGACTCGGGCGCCGAGCAGTTGATCGCGCCGGATGCGTTTCCCTGGACCATGGGCTGGCAACCGTCGTTCCGTGCCGAGGGTCGCATCTACGCTAACTACATCGAGGCCTCCTATCCGCAGCGCAAGATCGTAGTGCTTTGGCAGAATGACCAGTTCGGGCGGGACATCTTCAAGGGAATTGAGGAAGGACTTGGCGATTTGGCCCACCTGATCATTGTCGACGTCGCCTTCGATATCGCGGACCAGTTTATCGATGGACATGTCTCGATCCTGAAGCGCTCGGGTGCCGAGATTTTGGTTTTTGCGGGCGTACCGTCCACCGCCTCTCATGTCATTCGATTGGCGGCGGATATGCATTGGCACCCAGTCGTCCTTCTGAACGATGCGGCCGCCTCGATAGGTAACGCCTTGAACCCGGCGGGTATTGAAAACTCCGCGGGCGTGATCTCGGCATCCTTCCTGAAAGATCCAAGTGACCCGGCATGGAAGGATGATGCGGGGATCAAGAACTGGCTGTCCTTCATGGAGAAGTATTATCCGAACGGAGACAAGGGCAGCAACGCCGCGCTTTACGGCTACGCAGCCGCTGAAACGCTCGCGCAGGTATTGAAACAATGCGGCGACGATCTCTCGCGCGAAAACGTGATGAGACAAGCAACCTCACTGCGGGAAGATGAGCCCTCCGCGTTGCTGCCGGGCGTCAAGATCAACACGGATCCTGAGAACTTTCGTCCGATAAGACAGCTGCGATTGGTTCAGTTCGACGGTCGGACTTGGCAGCCAATCGGCGACGTGATTGAAACCGCGTTTTCTGACGCGCGGAAAAGATAG